Within Chlamydiales bacterium, the genomic segment CGTACTTGATGTCTCATTAATAGTTAAAGTACCAGTGCCCAAATGCAGCGTACCAGCTCCTGCAAGTGGTCCAAAGCTCTGTGTTGTATTGCTCATATCGAGAATACCAGCGACAGTTACAGTTCCTGTAGTTGCTAAATTGCTTCCACCCACTAATTGAAGCGTACCTGCTGATATATCCGTGCCTCCAGTATAAGTATTGGCACCAGAAAATACGAGTGTCCCTGCGCCCGACTGCGTAAGAGAACCAGTGCCACTAATAATTCCAGATAATGTACCTGTACCAGAAGCAACTGCTATGGTATCACTACCTGTTAAAGTAATAGCATTGCTAGCCGATACTGTATCCGACACATTTAAAGTAGTACCAGCTGACATGGCAAGCGTACTTGTTCCAAGACCAGAACCATTACTAAGATTGATGATACCAGTATTAAGGTTTGTGCCACCCGTGTAAGTATTGCTTCCACTCAATCCAAGAGCGCCACTACCTACTTTAACAAGAGATCCAGATCCGCTAATAACACCCGTTAAGGACCCTGTGCCAGAAGCTACACCCACAGTATCGCTACCCGTTAGTGTAATTGCATTACCAGCAGATACTGTATTCGATAGGTTCAACGTAGTTCCAGCTGACATAGCAAGCGTACTTGTTCCAAGACCCGTACTGCTACCTAAATCGATGCTACCAGAAGAAAGAGTTGTACCTCCTGTATAGGTATTATTTCCACTTAATCCAAGAGCTCCGCTACCCGCTACAGTAAGTGATCCAGATCCGCTAATAATACCTGTCAATGAACCTGTACCAGAGATTACTCCCACATTATCGCCACCTGTCAATATAATTGCGTTGCTAGCAGATACTGCGTTCGATAGATTTAAAGTGGTGCCAGCTGATAGGGCAAGCGTACTTGTTCCAAGACCTGTGCTACTGCCAAGATTGATAATACCAGAAGAGAGGGTTGTGCCACCCGTGTAAGTATTGTTTCCACTTAATCCAAGAGCGCCACTACCTGTCACGGTAAGAGAGCCACTTCCCTTAATAATACCTGTTAAGGATCCTGTACCAGTAGCAACTCCCACTGTATCGCCACCTGTCAATGTAATTGCGTTACCAGCAGATATTGTATCCGATAGATTCAAAGTAGTTCCAGCTGACATGGCAAGTGTGCTTGTTCCAAGACCAGAATTATTGCCAAGATTGATGATACCAGAAGAAAGGGTTGTACCTCCTGTATAAGTGTTGTTTCCGCTTAATCCAAGAGCTCCACTACCTGTCATAGTAAGAGATCCAGAGCCACTAATAACACCCGTTAAAGATCCCGTACCAGTAGCAACTCCTATCGTATCACTGCCTGTCAAGGTAATTGCGTTACCGGCAGATACCGTATCTGATAGGTTTAAGGTGGTACTAGCTGACATGGCAAGTGTGCTTGTTCCAAGACCTGCGCCATTACCTAAATCAATAGAACCAGCAGTAAGTGTCGTACCTCCTGTATAAGTATTACTTCCACCCAATCCAAGAGCTCCACTACCTGCTTTAACAAGAGATCCAGACCCACTAATGATACCTGTCAAAGATCCTGTACCAGATGCTACACCCACAGTATCGCTACCTGCCAATGTAATTGCATTACCAGCAGATACTGTATCTGATAAGTTCAAAGTGGTTCCGGCTGATAGGGCAAGTGTGCTTGTTCCAAGACCTGAGCTATTACCCAGATTGATAATGCCAGCAGAAAGCGTTGTGCCTCCTGTATAAGTACTGTTTCCACTTAGTCCAAGAGCGCCACTACCTGCTTTAGTAAGAGATCCAGATCCACTAATGACACCTGTCAAAGAGCCTGCACCACTTGTAATAGAAATATTTTCAGCAGCACTTAAAGTGATGGCATTACCAGTAGACACTGTATTTAAAAGAGTTAAGGTAGTAGATGCATCCATCACAAGTGTGCCCGTTCCAAGACCAGAACTACTTCCAAGAATAATAGTGCCAGCAGAAAGCTCTGTGCCCTGTGAATATGTATTTTGTCCAGACAAGGTAAGAGCGCTACTACCTGCCTTAACTATATGTCCAGCTCCATCAACAACTCCAGAAAATGTCGTATTCGACGTCTCATTAATAGTTAAAGTACCAGTGCCCAAATGCAGTGTACCAGCTCCTGCAAGCGGTCCAAAGCTCTGTGTTGTATTGCTCATATCGAGAATACCCGAGACAGTTACTGTTCCTGTAGTTGCTAAATTGCTTCCACCTACTAGTTGAAGTGTACCTGCTGAAACGTCCGTACCACCTGTATAAGTATTGGCACCAGAAAATACGAGTGCTCCTGCGCCCGACTGAGTAAGAGAACCAGTGCCACTAATAATTCCAGATAGTGTACCTGTGCCACTTGCAACAGAGATTGCATCGGAGCCACTCAAAGTGATTGCATTACTAGCAGAGACTGTATCTGATAAATTTAAAGTAGTTCCAGCTGACATGGCAAGTGTACTTGTTCCAAGGCCAGAACCATTACCAAGATTAATAGATCCAGCAGTAAGCGCCGTACCACCTGTATAGGTATTATTTCCACTTAACCCAAGAGCGCCACTACCTGCCATAGTAAGAGATCCAGATCCACTAATAATACCTGTTAGAGACCCTGTACCACTTGAAACAGTAACATTTTCAGCGGCAACTAAAGTAATAGAGTTACCAGTAGACACGGTATTTAAAAGAGTTAAAGTAGTAGATGCATCCATTACAAGCGTACCTGTTCCAAGACCGGAACTACTTCCAAGAATAATAGTGCCAGCAGAAAGTTCTGTTCCCTGTGAATATGTATTTTGTCCAGACAGAGTAAGGGCGCTACTACCTGCCTTAACTATGTACCCAGCTCCATCAACAACTCCAGAAAATGTCGTACTTGATGTCTCATTAATAGTTAAAGTACCAGTGCCTAAATGCAGCGTACCAGCTCCTGCAAGTGGTCCAAAGCTCTGTGTTGTATTGCTCATATCGAGAATACCAGCGACAGTTACAGTTCCTGTAGTTGCTAAATTACTTCCACCTACTAGTTGAAGTGTACCTGCTGAAACGTCCGTACCACCTGTATAAGTATTGGCACCAGAAAATACGAGCGTTCCTGCACCTGATTGCGTAAGAGAGCCCGATCCACTAATAATTCCAGATAACGTACCTGTACCAGAAGCAATTGCTATGGTGTCACTACCTGTTAAAGTAATAGCGTTGCTAGCCGATACTGTATCCGACACATTTAAAGTAGTACCAGCTGACATGGCAAGCGTACTTGTTCCAAGACCAGAACCATTACTAAGGTTGATGATACCAGTATTAAGATTTGTACCACCCGTGTAAGTATTGCTTCCACTCAATCCAAGAGCGCCACTACCTACTTTAACAAGAGATCCAGATCCACTAATAACACCAGTTAAGGACCCTGTACCAGAAGCAACACCCACAGCATCGCTACCTGTTAGTGTAATTGCATTACCAGCAGATACTGTATTCGATAGGTTCAAAGTGGTTCCAGCTGACATGGCAAGCGTACTTGTTCCAAGACCCGTACTGCTACCTAAATCAATAGAACCAGAAGAAAGAGTTGTGCCTCCCGTATAGGTATTATTTCCACTTAACCCAAGAGCACCACTACCTGCCACAGTA encodes:
- a CDS encoding autotransporter-associated beta strand repeat-containing protein translates to MIRSIATIAIITGTLLSKSLDAQTSTWTGGTSTDWNTSGNWNNSTVPSGSGATAAIPNVSNQPILSGASSAIGILSLTPPNSATLVTIDNDTMTILSGAGNGVIGSGTVALEGNGSIEFQSGTFASGDYDAGASHSNISYIVTGGGTGNITFDTGSSGISGTSTLNISSTSTNIGNLAVNSSISVSTLNFGNSSDTVSLGSGNALTLSGGSSAIAGVISGPGSLVFSSTGTLGLNGNNTFSGGTTLSSGSINLGSSSGLGTSTLAMSAGTTLNLSNTVSTGNAITLSGSDAISVASGTGTLSGIISGSGSLTQSGAGTLVFSGANTYTGGTDVSAGTLQLVGGGNLATTGTVTVAGILDMSNTTQSFGPLAGSGTVHLGTGTLTINEASNTTFSGVVDGAGHIVKAGSSALTLSGQNTYSQGTELSAGTIILGSSSGIGTGTLVMDASTTLTLLNTVSTGNAITLSAAENVSVTSGTGSLTGVISGSGSLTVAGSGALGLSGNNTYTGGTALTAGTIDLGSSTGLGTSTLALSAGTTLNLSNTVSAGNAITLAGSDAVGVASGTGSLTGVISGSGSLVKAGGGALGLGGSNTYTGGTTLAAGSIDLGNNTGLGTSTLAMSAGTTLNVSDTISAGNAITLAGSDTVGVASGTGSLTGVISGSGSLTVAGSGALGLSGSNTYTGGTTLTSGSIDLGNNTGLGTSTLAMSAGTTLNLSDTVSASNAITLTGSDTVGVATGTGSLTGIIKGSGSLSVTGSGALGLSGNNTYTGGTTLSSGIINLGNSAGLGTSTLALSAGTTLNLSNAVSASNAITLTGGDNVGVISGTGSLTGVISGSGSLTVAGSGALGLSGNNTYTGGTTLSSGSIDLGSSTGLGTSTLALSAGTTLNLSNAVSASNAITLTGGDTVGVTSGTGSLTGVISGSGSLTVAGSGALGLSGNNTYTGGTTLSSGSIDLGSSTGLGTSTLAMSAGTTLNLSNTVSAGNAITLTGSDAVGVASGTGSLTGVISGSGSLVKVGSGALGLSGSNTYTGGTNLNTGIINLSNGSGLGTSTLAMSAGTTLNVSDTVSASNAITLTGSDTIAIASGTGTLSGIISGSGSLTQSGAGTLVFSGANTYTGGTDVSAGTLQLVGGSNLATTGTVTVAGILDMSNTTQSFGPLAGAGTLHLGTGTLTINETSSTTFSGVVDGAGYIVKAGSSALTLSGQNTYSQGTELSAGTIILGSSSGLGTGTLVMDASTTLTLLNTVSTGNSITLVAAENVTVSSGTGSLTGIISGSGSLTMAGSGALGLSGNNTYTGGTALTAGSINLGNGSGLGTSTLAMSAGTTLNLSDTVSASNAITLSGSDAISVASGTGTLSGIISGTGSLTQSGAGALVFSGANTYTGGTDVSAGTLQLVGGSNLATTGTVTVSGILDMSNTTQSFGPLAGAGTLHLGTGTLTINETSNTTFSGVVDGAGHIVKAGSSALTLSGQNTYSQGTELSAGTIILGSSSGLGTGTLVMDASTTLTLLNTVSTGNAITLSAAENISITSGAGSLTGVISGSGSLTKAGSGALGLSGNSTYTGGTTLSAGIINLGNSSGLGTSTLALSAGTTLNLSDTVSAGNAITLAGSDTVGVASGTGSLTGIISGSGSLVKAGSGALGLGGSNTYTGGTTLTAGSIDLGNGAGLGTSTLAMSASTTLNLSDTVSAGNAITLTGSDTIGVATGTGSLTGVISGSGSLTMTGSGALGLSGNNTYTGGTTLSSGIINLGNNSGLGTSTLAMSAGTTLNLSDTISAGNAITLTGGDTVGVATGTGSLTGIIKGSGSLTVTGSGALGLSGNNTYTGGTTLSSGIINLGSSTGLGTSTLALSAGTTLNLSNAVSASNAIILTGGDNVGVISGTGSLTGIISGSGSLTVAGSGALGLSGNNTYTGGTTLSSGSIDLGSSTGLGTSTLAMSAGTTLNLSNTVSAGNAITLTGSDTVGVASGTGSLTGVISGSGSLVKVGSGALGLSGSNTYTGGTNLNTGIINLSNGSGLGTSTLAMSAGTTLNVSDTVSASNAITLTGSDTIAVASGTGTLSGIISGTGSLTQSGAGTLVFSGANTYTGGTDISAGTLQLVGGSNLATTGTVTVAGILDMSNTTQSFGPLAGAGTLHLGTGTLTINETSST